The DNA region CATCTGTCACATTCCGGTGTCGTTCACGGTGCGTGGCCTGATGTTGCTCGGGGTGGGTGCAGTGCTCGCCGCACAGCGCGCGGCGCTCCTTCCGTTTCCCTGGTCCGAGGCGATCTGGCCGATCCTCGGCTCGATGTTCATGTTCAGGCTGATCGTGTATTTCTACGATCTGCGCCATGATAACGCGCCGGTGTCGCTTTCCCGCTCGCTCGGGTACTTCTTCATGCTGCCGAACGCGAGCTTCCCGCTCTTTCCGGTCATCGACTACAAGTCGTTCCGGCGCAATTATTACGATGCCGACGCCTTCTTCATCTACCAGAAGGGCGTCGACTGGATGGTGCGTGGTGTCGTGCACCTCATCCTCTACCGGCTGATCTACTACCACTGGACGCTTGCGCCCTCGGAGGTGACGGGACCGCCCGAGCTGCTGCAATATCTGGTCGCGAACTTCCTGCTCTACCTGCGTGTGTCGGGGCTGTTCCATCTGATCGTCGGGATGCTGCACCTCTACGGCTTCAATCTGCCCGAGACTCACAACCGGTACCTGCTGGCATCGAGCTTCACCGACTTCTGGCGGCGGATAAACATCTACTGGAAGGACTTCATGCAGAAGGTCTTCTACTATCCCGCCGTGTTCCGCCTGAAGAAGCTCGGCGCGACCAACGCGATCATCATCGCCACCCTCTACGTCTTCCTGATGACGTGGTTTCTGCACGCCTACCAGTGGTTCTGGCTGCGCGGCAGCACGTTGCTGGTCTGGCAGGACATCCTCTTCTGGGCGATCCTCGGCGTGCTGGTCGTGGTCAATTCGCTCTACGAGATGACGTATGGGCGCCGCCGCAGCCTCGGCAAGCAGGTCTGGGATTGGCGGCGGGTGCTTTCGCTTTCCCTGCGGACCTTCGTCACATTCTGGTTCATATGTATCCTCTGGTCGTTCTGGACCTCGGAGTCGCTCGCCGACTGGTTCTCGCTGTGGTCTGCGCTGAATGGACCTTATACGCTCGAAGTGCTCTTGATCCCGTGCGTCGCCTTCGTCGTGATCCTGCTCGGCAGCATTCCGCGCGATACGGCGAAGACCGCTGCGGAGGCTGCTGCGAGCATGAAGGCGGCGTGGTTGCGCGAGCGGGCGGTGACGTTTGCCGCGCTTTGCCTGCTGATCGGCATTTCGGTGGAAGGCTTTCACAAGCAGATGGGCGAGACCGTGGCGAACACGGTTCATTCGCTCAAGAGCGGCCGCCTGAGCAGGCTCGATACCGCCAAGCTGGAGCGCGGTTACTACGAGAGCCTGCTTTCCGTCGATCGCTTCAATTCGCAGCTGTGGGAGGTCTACGCGAAGAAGCCGTCCAACTGGCTGGACGTGGAAGGGGCGAACCTGAAGCGCTTCGTCGGCGGATTCGTGCAAGTGGAGTTGATTCCGTCGTATGTGTTCGACAGCATGCACGGCCGGATCAGCATCAATCGCTGGGGAATGCGCGATCGCGACTATGAGCTTCAACCGGGTCCGTCCACCTTTCGCGCGATCGTTCTCGGTCCGTCGACGGTGATGGGTTGGGGCGTGGGGGATGGCGAGACGTTCGAGGCGCTGTTGGAGCGTCGCCTCAACGAAGAGAAGCTCGGCGGTGCATTCCAAAACTTCGAGTTGCTCAACTGCGGCGTTCCAGGCTACCAGCCGCCGCAGCAGTTGGTGGCGTTCGAGCGCTGCATGCAATTCGAGCCGCATGCGGTCATGTACGTCGCGACCGGACGGGAATTCAGCCGCGCCGCCAGTTATCTCGTTGCCGTGGCGCGCAAGGAGATCGAGGTTCCTTATCCGGCGTTGCGCTCCATCATGGAGCAGGCCAAACTGAACCCGGAGCTCGACGAATCGACCGCGTTGCGCCAGCTCGAGCCGTACAGCACCGGGATTCTGCGCTTCGTGTACTCCCATATCGCTGAGCAGGCGCACGCCCGTGGCGCGAAGCCGGTCTGGATCTTCCTGCCCCAGGTGCGCGACGGGGCGTGGCGCGAAGAAACACCGGAGGCGGTTCGACTTGCGCAGGAAGCGGGATTCGTCGTAATCAACCTGGAAGACGTCTACAAGGGCCTGGACATCAATACGATCCGGCTCGCCGAGTGGGACGACCATCCCAACGCCCGTGGCCACCAGATCGTTGCCGAGCGGCTGTTCGAGAACTTCAAGGCGAGGCGAGAACTGCTCTTCAAGGGCAATGGATCGAGCCAAGCGTTCGTCATGGACACCAAGGACCGGAGCGACACGAAATGAGCGATGCCGTCAGAGCGAAAGTCAAGGAATTCATATTGAGCGCCTTCCTGCCCGGGGAAGATCCGAACGAGCTGAAGGACGACACTCCGCTGATCAGCGGCGGGATTCTCGATTCGATCGCCACGTTGAAGCTGGTCATGTTCATCGAGGAAACCTTCAACGTTCAGGTGCAGGCGCACGAGGCGGACAAGGAGCATCTCGACACGATCACCGATATCGTCGCGTTGATCGCCTCGAAGAAGTAGGGAGACGGGCATGACTGTCACCGGTCTGCATGGCTACTTCATCGCGGCGGCTGAGCGTCATGCCGACCGCACTGCAGTCGTCGAGCCGGGGTGCGGGTCGGTCACCTATGCCGAACTGGCGACGCTCGCTGCGAGAGTGCGCAATTGTCTGACCGCACTGGGGGCGCGACCCGGCGACCGCATAGGCATCTGCATGCGCAAGTCGATCGATACGGTCGCTGCCATCTACGGGATCCTGGAGGCCGGATGCGCCTACGTTCCGGTCGATCCCGGTGCGCCGGCAGCCCGTAGCGGCTTCATCATGCACGACTGTGGCGTCAAGGCGGTCGTGGTCGAGGCCGGCTTGCAAGATGCGCTGCTGGCCGAGATTGAAGCCCTCGGGAGCAGGCCGCAGGCGCTCGCGGTGGCGCGGCCGGGCGGCGGCGATGGGCTCGAGCGCGCGCTGGCGGGCGGCGAACTCGGCGCGCCGAAGGACATCGTCGCTGCCGAACCGGACGATCTCGCCTACATCCTCTATACCTCCGGCTCGACCGGAAAGCCCAAGGGCGTCATGCTCTCCCACGACAACGCGGTGAGCTTCGTCGACTGGTGCTCGGAGGTCTTCCAGCCGACGGAGCACGACCGTTTCTCATCCCATGCTCCGTTCCACTTCGATCTATCGATCCTCGACATCCACGTGGCGCTCAAGCACGGCGCGACCCTGGTCCTCGTTTCCGAGGACACGGGCAAGGATCCTGTCCGGTTGGCGGAGCTGATCGCAAGCGAACGGATATCGATCTGGTACTCGGCGCCGTCGATCCTGAGTCTGCTGGCACAGTACGGTGCGCTCGAGGGCCGCGACTACTCTTCGCTGCGCCAGGTGTTCTTTGCAGGCGAGGTCTTTCCGGTGAAACATCTCCGGCTACTGTGCAAGCTGCTTCCGAAGCCGCGCTATTTCAATCTCTATGGCCCCACCGAAACGAACGTCTGCACGTTCTACGAAGTGTCGACGCCGATTCCCGACGATCGGGAGATACCCTACCCGATTGGCAGGCCTTGCTCGCATTTGCGGGCGCGTGTTGTGGGCGAATCCGGAGCAGACGTCGAACGGGGACAGGAAGGCGAGCTTTGCATCGCGGGCCGAGGGGTGATGCGCGGGTACTGGAATCTGGCCGATCAGACGGCGAAGGGGTTCCTCACCGACGCGAGCGGAACAGCTTGGTATCGAACCGGCGATGTCGTGGTCGAGGCCGCTGATGGCAACTACACCTACAAGGGGCGGCGGGACCGAATGGTGAAGCGCCGCGGCTATCGCGTGGAGCTGGGCGAGATCGAGGCCGGGCTCTATCGGCATCCGGCGATCAAGGAAGCTGCGGTCGTGGCCAGTCCGGACGAAGAAGCGGGCGTGAAAATAACCGCCTTCCTGAGCTGCCGCGAACCGAAGCATCCCTCGCTCATCGAGATGAAGCGCTTCTGCTCGCAGCAGCTTCCGCTTTACATGATCCCGGACGCATTCGCCTGGCAGGAAGCGCTGCCGAAGACGTCCACGGACAAGATCGACTACCAGCGCCTCAAACAGATGTCGGGCTGAAGCCAATGGTGTCTTTCAGCTCCACCGGTTCTGTGGAGCATCTTGGGGAGC from Betaproteobacteria bacterium includes:
- a CDS encoding acyl carrier protein, which codes for MSDAVRAKVKEFILSAFLPGEDPNELKDDTPLISGGILDSIATLKLVMFIEETFNVQVQAHEADKEHLDTITDIVALIASKK
- a CDS encoding amino acid adenylation domain-containing protein, translated to MTVTGLHGYFIAAAERHADRTAVVEPGCGSVTYAELATLAARVRNCLTALGARPGDRIGICMRKSIDTVAAIYGILEAGCAYVPVDPGAPAARSGFIMHDCGVKAVVVEAGLQDALLAEIEALGSRPQALAVARPGGGDGLERALAGGELGAPKDIVAAEPDDLAYILYTSGSTGKPKGVMLSHDNAVSFVDWCSEVFQPTEHDRFSSHAPFHFDLSILDIHVALKHGATLVLVSEDTGKDPVRLAELIASERISIWYSAPSILSLLAQYGALEGRDYSSLRQVFFAGEVFPVKHLRLLCKLLPKPRYFNLYGPTETNVCTFYEVSTPIPDDREIPYPIGRPCSHLRARVVGESGADVERGQEGELCIAGRGVMRGYWNLADQTAKGFLTDASGTAWYRTGDVVVEAADGNYTYKGRRDRMVKRRGYRVELGEIEAGLYRHPAIKEAAVVASPDEEAGVKITAFLSCREPKHPSLIEMKRFCSQQLPLYMIPDAFAWQEALPKTSTDKIDYQRLKQMSG